The region AGTGTTGGGTGAGGGTTAGAGAAGGGGGGAGTGGTGGGTTGGGGTTAGTTAGAGAAGAAGGAGTGTTGGGTGAGGGTTAGAGAAGGGGGGAGTGGTGGGTTGGGGTTAGTTAGAGAAGAGGGAGTGTTGGGTGAGGGTTAGAGAAGGGGGGAGTGGTGGGTTGGGGTTAGTTAGAGAAGAAGGAGTGTTGGGTGAGGGTTAGAGAGGGGGGAGTGTTGGGTTGGGGTTAGTGAGAGAAGAAGGAGTGTTGGGTGAGGGTTAGAGAGGGGGGAGTGTTGGGTTGGGCTAAGTGAGAGAAGAAGGAGTGTTGGGTGAGGGTTAGAGAGGGGGGAGTGTTGGGTTGGGGTTAGTTAGAGAAGAAGGAGTGTTGGGTGAGGGTTAGAGAGGGGGGAGTGGTGGGTTGGGGTTAGTTAGAGAAGAAGGAGTGTTGGGTGAGGGTTAGAGAAGGGGGGAGTGGTGGGTTGGGGTTAGTGAGAGAAGAAGGAGTGTTGGGTGAGGGTTAGAGAGGGGGGAGTGTTGGGTTGGGGTTAGTTAGAGAAGAAGGAGTGTTGGGTGAGGGTTAGAGAAGGGGGAGTGGTGGGTTGGGGTTAGTTAGAGAAGAAGGAGTGTTGGGTGAGGGTTAGAGAAGGGGGGAGTGGTGGGTTGGGGTTAGTTAGAGAAGAAGGAGTGTTGGGTGAGGGTTAGAGAAGGGGGGAGTGGTGGGTTGGGGTTAGTTAGAGAAGAGGGAGTGTTGGGTGAGGGTTAGAGAGGGGGGAGTGGTGGGTTGGGGTTAGTTAGAGAAGAAGGAGTGTTGGGTGAGGGTTAGAGAGGAGGGGAGTGGTGGGTTGGGGTTAGTTAGAGAAGAGGGAGTGTTGGGTGAGGGTTAGAGAAGGGGGAGTGGTGGGTTGGGGTTAGTTAGAGAAGAAGGAGTGTTGGGTGAGGGTTAGAGAAGGGGGGAGTGGTGGGTTGGGGTTAGTTAGAGAAGAGGGAGTGTTGGGTGAGGGTTAGAGAAGGGGGGAGTGGTGGGTTGGGGTTAGTTAGAGAAGAAGGAGTGTTGGGTGAGGGTTAGAGAAGGGGGGAGTGGTGGGTTGGGGTTAGTTAGAGAAGAAGGAGTGTTGGGTGAGGGTTAGAGAGGGGGGAGTGTTGGGTTGGGGTTAGTTAGAGAAGAAGGAGTGTTGGGTGAGGGTTAGAGAAGGGGGAGTGGTGGGTTGGGGTTAGTTAGAGAAGAAGGAGTGTTGGGTGAGGGTTAGAGAAGGGGGGAGTGGTGGGTTGGGGTTAGTTAGAGAAGAAGGAGTGTTGGGTGAGGGTTAGAGAAGGGGGGAGTGGTGGGTTGGGGTTAGTTAGAGAAGAAGGAGTGTTGGGTGAGGGTTAGAGAAGGGGGGAGTGGTGGGTTGGGGTTAGTTAGAGAAGAAGGAGTGTTGGGTGAGGGTTAGAGAAGGGGGGAGTGGTGGGTTGGGGTAAGTGAGAGAAGAAGGAGTGTTGGGTGAGGGTTAGAGAAGGGGGGAGTGGTGGGTTGGGGTTAGTTAGAGAAGAAGGAGTGTTGGGTGAGGGTTAGAGAGGGGGGAGTGTTGGGTTGGGGTTAGTGAGAGAAGAAGGAGTGTTGGGTGAGGGTTAGAGAAGGGGGGAGTGTTGGGTTGGGGTTAGTTAGAGAAGAAGGAGTGTTGGGTGAGGGTTAGAGAAGGGGGGAGTGGTGGGTTGGGGTTAGTTAGAGAAGAAGGAGTGTTGGGTGAGGGTTAGAGAGGGGGGAGTGGTGGGTTGGGGTAAGTGAGAGAAGAAGGAGTGTTGGGTGAGGGTTAGAGAGGGGGGAGTGTTGGGTTGGGCTAAGTGAGAGAAGAAGGAGTGTTGGGTGAGGGTTAGAGAGGGGGGAGTGGTGGGTTGGGGTTAGTTAGAGAAGAGGGAGTGTTGGGTGAGGGTTAGAGAAGGGGGGAGTGGTGGGTTGGGGTAAGTGAGAGAAGAAGGAGTGTTGGGTGAGGGTTAGAGAAGGGGGGAGTGGTGGGTTGGGGTTAGTTAGAGAAGAAGGAGTGTTGGGTGAGGGTTAGAGAAGGGGGAGTGGTGGGTTGGGGTTAGTTAGAGAAGAAGGAGTGTTGGGTGAGGGTTAGAGAAGGGGGGAGTGGTGGGTTGGGGTTAGTTAGAGAAGAGGGAGTGTTGGGTGAGGGTTAGAGAGGAGGGGAGGTGTTGTCCAGTATCAGGTTCTCACCCCAGTACAGCCTGACAGCCTCCAGCACTGCCATGAGGAACAGCAGAGCCAGGTCAAGCGCCAGGTCCCTGTCAGGATAGCTGAGCACCTGGCctggacacaggacacagagcacaggtcacaccggtcaCTCAACACACCTGGACACACAGAGCCCAGGTCACTCAAGACACCtggacacacagagcacaggtcACTCAACACACCTGGAGACACAGAGCCCAGGTCATTCAACACACCTGGACACACAGACCAGGGTTACTCAGACCACTCAACACACCTCGACACACAGAGCCCAGGTCACTCAACACACCTTGACACACAGGGCACAGGTCACTCAGGTCACTCAGCACCCCtagacacacagagcacaggtcACTCAGGTCACTCAGCACACCTgaacacacagaccacaggtcACTCAACACACCTGGAGACACAGACCAGGGTTACTCAGGTCACTCAGCACACCtggacacacagagcacaggtcACTCGGCACATCtggacacacagagcacaggtcACTAAGCACACCTGCATACTCACTCTTGTAGATGACCATGAGCAGTGTGGTGGTCAGACAGACACTCACTCTTGTAGATGACCATGAGCAGTGTGGTGGTCAGACAGATACTCACTCTTGTAGATGACCATGACCAGTGTGGTGGTCAGACAGATACTCACTCTTGTAGATGACCATGAGCAGTGTGGTGGTCAGACAGACACTCACTCTTGTAGATGACCATGAGCAGTGTGGTGGTCAGACAGACACTCACTCTTGTAGATGACCACGAGCAGTGTGGTGGTCAGACACTCACTCTTGTAGATGACCATGAGCAGTGTGGTGGTCAGACAGATACTCACTCTTGTAGATGACCATGAGCAGTGTGGTGGTCAGACACTCACTCTTGTAGATGACCACGAGCAGTGTGGTGGTCAGACACTCACTCTTGTAGATGACCATGACCAGTGTGGTGGTCAGACAGATACTCACTCTTGTAGATGACCATGTGCAGTGTGGTGGTCAGACAGACACTCACTCTTGTAGATGACCATGAGCAGGGTGGTGGTCAGATAGACACTCACTCTTGTAGATGACCATGAGCACTGTGGTGGTCAGACAGATACTCACTCTTGTAGATGACCATGAGCACTGTGGTGGTCAGACAGACACTCACTCTTGTAGATGACCATGAGCAGTGTGGTGGTCAGACAGACACTCACTCTTGTAGATGACCATGAGCAGTGTGGTGGTCAGACAGACACTCACTCTTGTAGATGACCATGAGCAGTGTGGTGGTCAGACAGATACTCACTCTTGTAGATGACCATGAGCAGTGTGCAGAGGCAGTAGAAGGCGAAGTAGAGGCCAGTCAGGTAGAACAGCACCTGCAGGGGCACTGAGGACAGCTGGCCAGCACTAAGGAAACTGACCACAGCTCAAGACAGGACACAGACTCCATCACAGCACAACGCTCTTGTATCTCAGTTGAAACAGGTAAATAGTGCTTCAGAACATCCACTGGTGAATACACACTGTGAAAGTGGGGCCTCACTGCCGCCCCACTCACTGTGGGCTTGTGACCGAGCGCCTCTCAGCCAGAATCTCCCTGGCAGGTAAAGTCCTGCTCCTCCCAGGGGCCAGGGCatacagcgccccctgctggactcTGGTCCTGACAGGAGACTCCCTGCTCCCAGCCCCCGGTATCAAACTCTCCAGGTGCAGTAACAAAGACACACAGGAAAGGATACAACAACAGCCGATCTCCCTGTGAAAGAAGAACAGTGATTTATCTCACCACCTGAAAGATCCATTTTTAtcacaaacattttattatattactGAAACAGCTATTTAAGTCGTTTCTCAACATCTGTTTTAAAAACGAAGACACTTGCTTAGCTCTCAATCCAATAACAGGAGAAATTGACAAGAACTGGAATCACAAAgtaaacttaaatttaaattcagcagccatatcaccctgcaacacacaactggcaacccactgaagctcagcagcctggtcagtacctggataggagacctcctgggaaaaactaaggttgctgctggaagaggtgttagtggggccagcagggggcgctaactctgcggtctgtgtgggtcctaatgccccagtatagtgatggggacactatactgtaaacaggcgccgtccttcggatgagacgtaaaaccgaggtcctgactctctgtggtcattaaacatcccagggtgtttctcgaaaagagtaggggtgtaaccccggcatcctggccaaatttccccatcggctgttatcaatcatggcctcctaataatccccctctatgaactggcttcattactctgctctcctccccaccgagagctggtgtgtggggagcgttctggcgcactatggctgctgtcgcatcatacaggtggggctgcacattggtggtggtggaggggatccccattacctgtaaagcgctttgagtggagtgtccagaaaaagcgctatataagtgtaagcaattattattattattattaaatcgaGAAACCTGTTTCCCCATAGGTACAATAAATCGATTTGCAGATGTGGATTtgtgttttataataaaatatttgaacGCCGTATTCAACAACGGACTGCTGTCATGGACAGTCGTATGTACATCATCTCTTGTAGTTAGATAATGTTTTGCGTTTTGATGTTTTCATTACTGTTTATGTAGCTTGCGTTCTGCGGTAAGGTATCTCTATAGCAACGCATCCACCCACCTCCTCTCGCGGCCGCCATCTTGAGCAGCAGTGTTGTGATCCGCCGGAGTGTCGCACTATGATCGGTCCGCCCGGGCCAGCGGCAGCGCTCTGAAGGTTCCGCCAGAGGCGAGCAGCGCGGCTCCCTGCGATGCGGCGCTGTACCACGTGACCTGTCAGAAAGTGCGGGAAGCACGTGAGAGACGGTCGAGAGGCGCCTGGCAGGACTCTCAATAACCAAGTAAGTTCAATAAAGACGTCAATGCAATAGAACTCGGTCGTGTTTTATATACATGCATCACGGACCGATGATACAACACGGGTGACTCCTTGTTCCTTTGCGTCTCGCACTCTGACCCTCATGTGCACGACGAGAAGCGCGCAGTTTGGGCATAATTGTCAATATTTCAGGATTAAAATCTTAACATTCGCCCTTAGTGTCGatttagaggaaaaaaaaacgctccagacttaaaacataaaacatcccGTGCAGTAAAGGGGCCAATACCCTCTCTATACCTATACcctatctctaccctctctttactactgtatctctactctctctttactcctgtatctctaccctctctttactcctgtatctctaccctctctttactactGTATCTCTACACTCTCTGTACTgctgtatctctactctctctttactcctgtatctctaccctctctttactcctgtatctctaccctgtctttactcctgtatctctaccctctctttactcctgtatctctaccctgtctttactcctgtatctctaccctctctttactgctgtatctctactctctttactgctgtatctctactctctctttactgctgtatctctaccctctctataCTGCTGTCTCTACTCTCTCTATACTgctgtatctctactctctttactgctgtatctctactctctctttactgctgtatctctaccctctctatactgctgtatctctactctctctatactgctgtatctctactctctttactgctgtatctctaccctctctttactcctgtatctctaccctctctttactcctgtatctctactctctctttactcctgtatctctaccctctctttactcctgtatctctaccctctctataCTGCTctatctctactctctctttactgctgtatctctaccctctctttactcctgtatctctaccctctctttactcctgtatctctactctctctttactcttgtatctctaccctctctttactcctgtatctctaccctctctttactcctgtatctctactctctctttactcctgtatctctactctctctttactcctgtatctctactctctctttactcctgtatctctactctctctttactcctgtatctctaccctctctttactcctgtatctctaccctctctataCTGCTctatctctactctctctttactcctgtatctctaccctctctttactcctgtatctctaccctctctttactgctgtatctctactctctctttactgctgtatctctaccctctctttactcctgtatctctaccctctctttactcctgtatctctactctctctttactcttgtatctctaccctctctttactcctgtatctctaccctctctttactcctgtatctctactctctctttactcctgtatctctactctctctttactcctgtatctctactctctctttactcctgtatctctaccctctctttactcctgtatctctaccctctctttactgctgtatctctactctctctttactgctgtatctctaccctctctttactactgtatctctactctctctttactcctgtatctctaccctctctttactgctgtatctctactctctctttactgctgtatctctaccctctctttactactgtatctctactctctctttactcttgtatctctaccctctctttactcctgtatctctaccctctctttactcctgtatctctactctctctttactcctgtatctctactctctctttactcctgtatctctaccttctctttactcctgtatctctaccctctctttactgctgtatctctaccctctctttactcctgtatctctactctctctttactcctgtatctctactctctctttactcctgtatctctaccctctctttactcctgtatctctaccctctctttactcctgtatctctaccctctctatactgctgtatctctaccctctctttactcctgtatctctactctctctttactcctgtatctctactctctctttactgctgtatctctaccctctctttactgctgtatctctactctctctttactcctgtatctctaccctctctttactcctgtatctctactctctctttactcctgtatctctactctctctttactcctgtatctctactctctctttactcctgtatctctaccctctctttactcctgtatctctaccctctctttactgctgtatctctaccctctctttactcctgtatctctactctctctttactcttgtatctctaccctctctttactgctgtatctctaccctctctatactgctgtatctctactctctctttactcctgtatctctaccctctctttactcctgtatctctaccctctctttactgctgtatctctaccctctctatactgctgtatctctactctctctttactcctgtatctctaccctctctttactcctgtatctctaccctctctataCTGCTGTATCTAtactctctctttactcctgtatctctaccctctctttactcctgtatctctaccctctctataCTGCtgtctctactctctctttactcctgtatctctaccctctctttactcctgtatctctaccctctctttactcctgtatctctaccctctctttactcctgtatctctaccctctctttactgctgtatctctaccctctctttactgctgtatctctactctctctttactcctgtatctctaccctctctttactcttgtatctctaccctctctttactcctgtatctctaccctctctatactgctgtatctctactctctctttactcctgtatctctaccctctctttactcctgtatctctaccctctctttactcctgtatctctaccctctctttactcctgtatctctaccctctctataCTGCtgtctctactctctctttactgctgtatctctaccctctctatactgctgtatctctaccctctctttactcctgtatctctactctctctttactgctgtatctctaccctctctttactcctgtatctctaccctctctttactgctgtatctctactctctctttactcctgtatctctactctctctttactgctgtatctctaccctctctttactcttgtatctctaccctctctttactcctgtatctctaccctctctatactgctgtatctctactctctctttactcctgtatctctaccctctctttactcctgtatctctaccctctctttactcctgtatctctactctctctttactgctgtatctctaccctctctttactgctgtatctctaccctctctataCTGCtgtctctactctctctttactcctgtatctctaccctctctttactcctgtatctctaccctctctttactcctgtatctctactctctctttactcctgtatctctactctctctttactcctgtatctctactctctctttactcctgtatctctaccctctctttactcctgtatctctaccctctctttactgctgtatctctaccctctctttactcttgtatctctaccctctctttactcctgtatctctaccctctctttactcctgtatctctaccctctctttactgctgtatctctaccctctctatactgctgtatctctactctctctttactcctgtatctctaccctctctttactcctgtatctctaccctctctatactgctgtatctctaccctctctttactcctgtatctctaccctctctttactcctgtatctctaccctctctataCTGCTGTATCTAtactctctctttactcctgtatctctaccctctctttactcctgtatctctaccctctctataCTGCtgtctctactctctctttactcctgtatctctaccctctctttactcctgtatctctaccctctctttactcctgtatctctaccctctctttactgctgtatctctaccctctctttactcctgtatctctaccctctctttactcctgtatctctaccctctctataCTGCtgtctctactctctctttactcctgtatctctaccctctctttattcctgtatctctaccctctctttactcctgtatctctaccctctctttactgctgtatctctaccctctctatactgctgtatctctactctctctttactcctgtatctctaccctctctttactcctgtatctctaccctctctttactcctgtatctctaccctctctttactgctgtatctctaccctctctttactcctgtatctctactctctctttactgctgtatctctaccctctctttactcctgtatctctaccctctctttactgctgtatctctactctctctttactcctgtatctctactctctctttactgctgtatctctaccctctctttactcttgtatctctaccctctctttactcctgtatctctaccctctctatactgctgtatctctactctctctttactcctgtatctctaccctctctttactgctgtatctctaccctctctttactcctgtatctctactctctctttactcctgtatctctactctctctttactgctgtatctctactctctctttactcctgtatctctaccctctctttactcctgtatctctaccctctctttactcctgtatctctaccct is a window of Lepisosteus oculatus isolate fLepOcu1 chromosome 21, fLepOcu1.hap2, whole genome shotgun sequence DNA encoding:
- the LOC138224435 gene encoding transmembrane protein 80-like isoform X2, producing MAAARGGRSAVVLSSVPLQVLFYLTGLYFAFYCLCTLLMVIYKSQVLSYPDRDLALDLALLFLMAVLEAVRLYWGVRGNLKESQQSVGICLAITLASVLLSIYFLLWQTYVLRADVILNSILLSLYGLQGIVGLITIASFARAYA